From the genome of Tenrec ecaudatus isolate mTenEca1 chromosome 1, mTenEca1.hap1, whole genome shotgun sequence:
CTTTCTGCTGTCTGAacagtctttctacttgagccctcggtatcagctccttgttttttttaacctccctccctcatgaacccttgataatttagatagatagatagattttgttcttgtcttacactgaccgccatcttccttcatccacttttctgttcatcTACACACTTCTGGAATACTGTCTTCTACTTTGGTTTCCTCCACCTTCTCTTTTCCATCCTCTCCAGATACACTTCTCAGCTAGACCATTGTACTTCTGACTCTGAAGTTGTCGTGTGCATGTTCTCCTCCAAGGTCACTTCCCTTCACTGGGGTTGGGTACAGATAGcctagaacaggggtcctcaaactatggcccatgggccatatGTGGCCCGCCGAGGTCATTTATCCAACCTGCTAGGTGTATTGGTcccatttgttttttcacttcaaaataagatacgtaCAGTGTGCatcggaatttgttcatagttttttttttaactagtctggccctccaatgtgtctgagggacagtgaactggccctgtttaaaaagtttgaggagccctggcctagaAGTCGGGGATCTTTCCTTTCCACAACTAGAGGCCAAGCCCAGAATGGAGGGAAGTGGAGGGAGGCATGTTCTTGGAGGTTCTGCCCTTTTGCTGTGATTCTGAGCAGCATCTTTGTGAGCATTTCAGGAGTACAGAATGACAGTCCATCCTTGCAAAAACCCTGAACCATCCATGATCatgatcttccttattctgtTAACCCCAAACCTTCCAAGGATGGATTATAAGTGACAGccataaaagaaagagaaaatccaGAGCAGTAGAAGATTCAACAATGTTTATTTTCTAAATTTCCTTTGCTCTCGTCCCACAATGACCCTATTCCTCCACATTCCTGACCTGGGgatgtggggtagggtggggtgagaGGTATGGTCTTGCTTACTCTACTCAATCTTTAGATACATTTTCTTTCTCAGCATTGCCTAGAATCCCTGGAGCCCCAGGTTTGCATTTGGGGCTCTCGGTGAGAGTGGGACCTTGCCAGCGTTCCAGTGAACACGGGCTCCCAGGGGAGCTGTTGGGCGTGGCAGGTGGATTTTGGAGAGCTGGAGTGTGACCTGCAGACGGGTGTGGGCTTTGCAGATGCTCCGGGGAATTGCCGCTTGTGGCTGGGGAGTTTGGGATTATGGTTGTGTTTGGTGCTTGTTGCACAGTCTTTGTCATGGTCTTCTTCCCCAGTTTCTTCTGACCTTCTGGATCATGAGGCTGCCATGGGTGGAGTGGAAGAGAGAGACAGTTATGTTTCTCGTCAAGCCCATATTCCCAGTCCAGCTTGGAATTATAACTTACTTTCTCACCAAACCATGGGCAAAAGCTCAGGTTTCAGATAAAAAGAGTTCAGTCTGATCTGCCTAAATGTTTCATAAGGAGCCCTGTTAAgtgagaggagggagcagggaacagaggccaggggagtcctggtggtacagttgTTAAGCACCCAACTGTTAACTGAAAGTTCATTAGCTTGAACCCACAATCTCTTCCGAGAGAGAAAACCTAGCAGTCGACTcccatgaagatcacagcctagGAAATCTTGTGGACATCACTACCCTGACATATCTGACATTCAGGGCCACTACAAGTCACACGCAGCTTGACAGAACACAAACTACTTCCGGTGAGAGCATTTTCTCCCTGGGTAAAGTGTTCCTCGGGCTTCAAAATAGAGATGATAGAGTTGGTTAGAGGTgccccctgctggtgtagtggtggtATAACTAGACCATTTTAAGATTGAAAAACACTGAGACAGTAGGGTTTGGGATTAGGTGAGAGCACTATAGATACCTTGCCCAAGATTTCAGGACAGAGTCCATTGGAGGCCTTCAGCAAATCCGGATTGTTCTGGATCCATTTGGTGAGGGAGGCAGCACTAGCCATGGTACGGGAGGTCAGAGTCACCCGAGCAGGAGGTATCTTCAGAGGCATTTGCCAGGTGCCCATGAAGGAACCCCAAGGACTTGCCTagaaggaaaaagacaaggcttctgACTCCCAGTATCTGACCTGGTAGGGCCTCAAGTCATCTGATTTCTAGCCTTTCCTTGGGAAATGCATTGTAATAGGAGAAGACTGAATGAATCCCctgtcaccacccccaccccctttcattTAGGTTCTTCCAATTTCTTGACGAGgagcctggtggtctagtggttacatgttgggctgtgatctgaacggCTGTCCAAACTTACCAGCAGgcttcttgggaggaagatgggctttcttatcccataaacagttatggtctcatggctgtgagtcagtattgacttgatggcagtgagtttgttttttatttatttttggagaaTGTTTTTATCCCCTGTCTCTGCTTGCTTAAACACTATCCTTAAACTTACTTTGGTCAATTATCTACTGCATAAATATCTGAAGACAATTTTTTTTACAGGTTCTTTTTCGTCAGTTCAAGGATTTCTAGTGTTAGGCACAACTCTTTCCTGATAAACTGGTCAGAATCTGGAGCATGCATTCTCCAATGCAAAATAGAATGAATTTCTATTTTCCATGCAATGGTTGTGAGCAATCGCAAGTCGACCCCTTTGTGATAGAAATGGGGGTGGGCATCTCACCTTGGAGCGGGGCACGGAAGGTAACAGGTGACCTCGATCATCGGCGATGATCTGAGTATAGCCTTCATGGGAAGAGATGCTCTGGGGTAGAGATGAGAGTAGTACTTATGAAAATAGAATGAACACGTGGGAGGAAGGACCCAAGAGGCTTGAATTAAACCAGGGAAGAGAAAAGGCGTTCTGTCCCCGGAAGTTACCAGAAGACATAATAAAGAATAAGGAATTGGCCTTGTGGGTGCACGGAATACCTCTTTTGTTGACTTGCTGGGAGACCAGTTCTGCAAATACTTGGAAGAGAATGCTTTTTCATACTGTGGAGAGAGAGAACCCTGTGAGGATCAGGCCCCAAGCCCAGGTGAGGACCAAACACGCAAGGCTTCAactcactggagaaagatgtcatTTATATGGTCTTAGAAGTACACTGTCTAGTGTAGTGGATGCTAGACACGTGACAATTGAGTACTTGAAGTATCACTAGTCTGAAAGAGGTTCTCTCTAGGTGTAAAATATGTACTAGATTATGAAGATTTAATAACCAAGGGGAGAAAACAAGCATCTAATGTATACTTTTACAACTATTGATTACTTGTTAAATAATATGGGATTAaatacattattttctttttttccatcattttattaggagctcatataactcttatcacaatccatacatctatcaattgtgtaaagcacatttgtacattcattaccctattttcatttctttttgtgtGGCTACTAGAAAATTGTAAATTACATTTGTGGCTCACATTTAATTGCAATGGTGGGTTAGCAAACTGGCTTATGGACTAATTCCATGCTACTACTGATTTTCAGATAGCCCATAACTGAACATGTTTTTTTTATGGGTGAATATTTACAATCAGTCTGATGAAAGGGAACACTaactttttttaactttaaacaaATTTTTATTAGAAAAAGATTGTCACATTAATTGGTTATTTCTCTACTTTGTGCACAATTGCTCGTAGTACACAGAAAGGCTGCTTTTTAAACTGGTCTAGTGATGGCAAGAACTAAAATCCTGGTTTTAGCAGAAGAGCGATTTAAGCCGAAAGCAAGGCATTGTTAGTGGCTCTTACACAGCAGTACCAGGACTGTCCAACGACTTTTTCTTCCAAAATACAAAGTCAGTTATCTGCAGGCATGGATAGTGACAGCAGTAAACCATTGCATACTATCCCTTGTAACTAGTACTAGTCCCTTTGTGGGCCATCACTGAAAAATTACTGTGTGAATTTTGTTAAAACTGCATTATATCTGGCTTTGTCACTTGGCCTGTACAACCTAAAATACTTACTTCTCTGGCCTTTGACAGAAAGCACTTTACTGACCTCTAGGCTAAACCCCACAGCCTCAACCCAGAGATGTCTTGCTAGCCTGTGACCTCCCTACTCGGAGTAGCTAAAATACTACCTCACCCCATTCAGTGATCACAGTCCTGTGGGCAGGGCCAGCCACGGGTAGGTCTGGAAGGCAGACTTGGATATTGAGGACTTACCTGATTAGCGCTGTAGTTAGTAGCCATGGTCCTGCTCCTTCTGTTTACCCTTGTTACCTGGCAACCTCAGAAGGCAACCAATCCAGCACTACCACCCAATCAGCAAGGGCtgcctttctttctcttctaCTTAGTTGACACTGTCTCCACCCTCATCCCCTGAGACTTAGGTTCATTGTCATTTTAGAGGGgacaataaaaataagaaaattagcTAAATTGCAGCCTTTTTTCTTTGTCTAGCACAACTTAACCGGTACCTAAGAACTCCCGAGTTGTCTTTGGAGGCCTTAAGGAACCCTGGGACCCTGAAGGCTTTAGGGACCCTTGGGAAGTGTGGTGAAGCCAGGGGTTGGAATTGGCGCATTCCTGCATGGCTCCCTGCCAAGAATTCATCTCTCTTCCCCAGATAATCTGAATTAGAAGCTACATTTTAACCAAATACCCAGGTGGAAATCAGTACATTAGGGGTGGAAGTGCACATTCTTAGCAGGGGGTTGCATCTGCATGAACCTATTTAAAAGCCCCTTCCTCAAAATACACCTCAAACCATTGCAAATTTCATCCTTTCCTTGCTCACAGAGttgtaattatctttttaaaaaaacctagctgtgtggggggggggcggggggggggaacaaaCCCTAGCTGTCGCTATAGtgatgtttttgttattttttccccagccattaaagtgttttatttttgcaactGCCTTGTAAAATGGGACTAACAATAGTACTTTCTGCATACAAGAACCCTGAAGTATACAAAGAGCAACTGGCTGAAGGGGCCCTGGCAGTACAACAGCAGGAGGCTGGGGGTTTGAACTCATCCAGTTGCTTGGAGATGATTTTCCCCTCATAAAATTATGGCTGGAAAACCCTATTAGGGCAGTTCTTTACCACGTGGACACAAGCCAGTGACCTGGGACAGCAACCTGACTAAACAAGTCCCAGCAGATGGCGGAGTTCACCACCTGGCTACTAGCTGAAGGCCTGgtactgttagatctctctggagatagagctgtacctccgtccttggctccgcgtgagaaagaatgcacgccgaagcctggttcgtgatccaagtgagttttatgagagaagTTTcagttttacacggcacccattggactcctcccgaccatacAGCCTGGCGGAGGCTGCTCAGCCACACGCCAAGTTCTCTCTCAAGTTCTCCCCCAGACTagtctgccttttcaaggattccactggGGAGGTGTGGCAGacgcgaccccattggctgaattgaattcccctggcctaggtgggccaatccaggtttagcgcccacccatgcctaccagcaggaaacctgaacctctgagcatgtgcagtgcaccactccttgttcccaagcttggctctctgggcatgcgttaaggGACATTCCCCATCCCTACACTAGAACTAACCTAACAGTGCATTGAACGCAGGCCTTGAAACCCCTATGGAACAGTGCTAGTCTGCACACTTGGGATTACCGTGAGTCCGAAGTTCGATGGCACGAAGAGCACCAGGCCCCAGGTCTTTGAGCTAGTGAAGTGCAGAGGAGTTACAAACCAAGGTAGTCTGAGAAACCCCCAAATCGGGTTGCTCCTCAAAGCCAGGCCCTGAAAACGTGAATCTCTAGTTCTTAGTtaattttggtttaaaaaaataattcatgaaGCTGGTTCTTTTCATAGGACTTCTCCATGTTTAACTCCCTCACTTCATTGAACACTCATCAAGGGTGGAAGAGGACACTAATATTCAGCATTCCCTCATTCCTTGACCGCTGGATTCTTTTCACAGAGCACCTTGAATTTGATCAGTCACATTTTGTGAAGCTTTGCATTGTCATATGCATTATTGCTTTTTCCCCTGCTTATTTCAACTACTTTAAGAGACtgaaatttttatttcacttggataATATTAAAACTTGAGATATtaaaaatacttgagatattgtGATCTTTAATGATTTGCCTAAGACCAAAGCAAGTTAATATTGGGGATAAACTTAGAATATAGGTCTTCTATGAACAATTTCAACAATCTTTTTTTGTCATAAATAAATACACTCTCATCTTGACAAATCAATACACAGATGTACAAAGGTACACTATTTCAATTTCATCCTtgagcaaaaaaaccccaaacaagttAAAAGGGACATGGGTACTCAATAGTCAttacttattcactgccatcaagtcaatgctgactcagagttgactaaaatctttataggaatagata
Proteins encoded in this window:
- the CFAP126 gene encoding protein Flattop codes for the protein MKEQGPEAKGLSQAENITVLVTYFCMHKSKYEKAFSSKYLQNWSPSKSTKESISSHEGYTQIIADDRGHLLPSVPRSKASPWGSFMGTWQMPLKIPPARVTLTSRTMASAASLTKWIQNNPDLLKASNGLCPEILGKPHDPEGQKKLGKKTMTKTVQQAPNTTIIPNSPATSGNSPEHLQSPHPSAGHTPALQNPPATPNSSPGSPCSLERWQGPTLTESPKCKPGAPGILGNAEKENVSKD